Below is a window of Falco peregrinus isolate bFalPer1 chromosome 3, bFalPer1.pri, whole genome shotgun sequence DNA.
GGGGAGAAAAGGGGATGTAGGCAAAgaggggggacatggggggaaAGGGGGTCCATGGGGAGAAGAGAGGACATGGGGAGAAGAGAGGACATTGGGGCAAGAGAAGATGCAGGCAAAGAGGGGGGGATAGAGGATGAGGGGACATGAAACATGGGGGAGAAGGGATatggcagggagaagggatATGTGGAGGGGGAAGGGGTGTGTGGGAGAGGGAATTGGGCTGGCATGGGGAGAGGGATGTGTGGAAAGTGGGAATATGGGGGTTatgtggggaggagaggggacgTGAAGGAGAAGAGGGACGTGGGGATATGGAGAAATGGAGGGGAGGACATGGGGACATGCTGGGGTGAGGGAGGGAACATGTGGGCGCTGCCACATCAGGAAGGACCCAGCTGAGGTTAAACTCACCCCGCACATGGGCAGGAGTCAGGATCTGTGTCCCACAGGCCCAGCCTggtgggtctggctgggattTGTGCCTGTTCTCAGCCACAGCATCGCCAGCTGGGGGGTAACGGCCGCCCCGGCACGGGCTGCGCTCGCAGGGGAGGCAGCGATCACACAGTGgcacttttccttcctctccaccCGCTCCTTGGGTGTGAATCCCAGCACGTCCCATTcgtaatataataatataataatgcaaataaaatggtAAACGggagcttttcctttctcagtcaacagaaggggaaggaaatgaGCCGACATGTCTGAGGGCAGCAAGGGGAGCTCGCTGGCCTTCGGCCAGGTGGTGATCGGGCCTCCAGGCTCCGGGAAGACGACCTACTGCCATGGCATGCAGCAGTTCATGGGCAGGATCGGGCGCAAGGTGACAGTGGTGAACCTGGACCCCGCCAACGAGGCAATGCCCTACCAGTGTGCCGTGGACATTGCTGAGCTCATCACCCTGTCCGATGTGATGGAGAACTTGAAGCTGGGGCCCAACGGGGGGTTGATCTACTGCATGGAGTACCTGGAGGCCAACTTCGACTGGCTGCAGGAGAAGCTGGCTGCGTTCCGGGGTCACTACTACTTGTTTGACTGCCCGGGGCAGGTGGAGCTCTACACCCACCACGGTGCCCTGAAGAACGTCTTTGCACAGTTGGCCAAGTGGAATTTCAGGGTAAGTTTGGGGCTCGGCAGGGAGCTGGGATCGTGCCTGGCATCCCACCTGCTTGCGCAAGGGGCTCGGAAGCTGTATGCCACATGGCCGGAGCTTCTGATCGTGTGGACTAATGACGGGTTTCTTTACTGATCCATTTGGCCCTTCATGTGGAATGGCTCTgtcagggaaggagggaaattTTGCCCCATTTTATGCTGGGGGGGGATTGGCAAAAGAGTGGCTTGTTCAGGGCATTTTGTGCAGTGGGATTATCAACGGAAACATGGATTCTTTCCGCACAGACTCTTGCTGTGCTCTGGGGTCCTCTCCACAAGACGCTGTGCGTTTTATCTGTGTGGGCGTTGTATTAGAGCGGGGAGGTAGGTGGGTGTGCAGGGTGTGCGGGGACCCTTTGTGCTGCGCTGTGAGAAACCCGGGTGTCATCTCAGGCCCTACCTGGCTCTCCAGCAGCCAAGCTGAATCGCTCTGCACGTTGTAGTACGTGCTCTGTGCTTTCTTGCACAATGGAAGATGCAAATGAGGAAACGCAGGTGAGAAGAGTCCCATAACCGAGCGAACTTGCTTACgttgcatttgttttgcatttgggCCAAACCATGAACACGCAAGCTGCGTATGGTGCGAGCAAGAAGGGCAAGTTCACTTGCTTGAGAATGTCAATGGGAATCTGCGCATTAGAGATGacttttattcaaataaatggACACGAAGTGGTAGTTGCTAAAAAAAGATAGTTACACTGCTGTTTTGGTGCCCGCTCGAGTGCTTACACCTGCCTGTGAGCTTTCAACtggctttttttgctgcagaagcacagccGTGACTCACTGCAGACACTCAGCTACAGAGCCCTGACTTTGAGTAACATTGTGTAACAGGCAGTAACTTAACAGAGATCTCAGACCACATTGTTACAGCTGCACAAAACACAGGGAATCATACTGCTCgttaatttaattattaattattatttcaaaccGCATGACAAGTGGTTCTCCCAGCAGAGCGCAGTGTGCTACAGTTACTGCTCCTGAGCGTAGGCTGCGTGTGAGCATTGCTGTGGGGAAGGTGGAAATCTGGAGGCAGTCATGTCGTTCAGGAGAGTTAACCCCCGCTCCCATCCCCCAAAATCCTGTGGAGTTCAGACAAGCGTGGAAAATGCATGTGCCAGGAAAGAAGCCCGGCGAAAAGGGagagcagctgcaggtttaAGTGTCTTTCAGTACTGCTGGTGGAGCTCAGCACCCCTTTCTGTGCACCAGCACCCTGGGTCCTGAATTCCCCGGGTGGTCCATGGGTGTGAATGTGGCGATACCTACTTACCTATATGTATGTGCACTCAGATACGAGGGTGTTCCGTGTGCAGGGGCTAGAAGGTAGGTGGTAATGTTCCCTTCATGGGAGTCTGTGTGGTTATAGTCACGTCTGAACCGATGGTCCTATACCCACCTCTCGGACTGTCCCCAAAGCAGGCGGAGGGACTCGTCACTGCTCTGACCTTGTGCTGTCCCTTTGTGCCTTtgctgcccagctggctgcGGTGCACTTGGTGGATTCTCACTACTGCACGGACCCGGGCAAGTTCATCTCTGTTCTCTGCACCTCGTTGTCCACCATGCTGCACGTGGAACTGCCCCATGTCAACGTCCTCTCCAAGATGGACCTGATCGAGCAGTACGGCAAGCTGGGTATGAGCCTTTGGGAGAGAGACGCGTGGAACTGGGCTGCATCGGGGGCGAATTAGCTGTTCGGGTGTGGGGATGTATTGCTGGGAGGAGGTCAGGGAACTGGTGTATATCTCACCGCTTGCTTCAATTTACAAATTGCCTTCAGAGCTTCTTGGCGTTTCTCTGCAGCTTTCAACCTGGATTATTACACAGAGGTCCTGGACCTCTCTTACTTGGTTGACCATTTAGCTTCCGAccctttcttcagaaattacCGCCGCCTCAATGAGAAGCTGGTGGAGGTGATTGAGGACTACAGCCTGGTGTCCTTTGTTCCGCTCAACGTCCAGGTGATTGCAGCAGGAGGAGTGGGGCAGAGAGAGCAGGGGGGGAGTGTTGGATGTGTAGTCAACACGTTCAGTAGCATCTGGGTTGTGTCTGCTTAGAGCCATGAGGGCtggaaacctcagctgtgaagaGACTTGGGGACAGAGGAGAACAGGAGGACACCCAGACTTGTAAATGATCTGTGGcagccaaaggaaaagaaaaggctaaTGAGCTTGGGACTATGTGGGCCttgtgccctggggcagggaatTAAGactccccaccccccgccttCATTCAGTTCTGTGCCTGCATTTCAAATCTGGGTAAAGTAACACCTAAAACGTTGTTAaattagggagaaa
It encodes the following:
- the GPN2 gene encoding GPN-loop GTPase 2, whose amino-acid sequence is MSEGSKGSSLAFGQVVIGPPGSGKTTYCHGMQQFMGRIGRKVTVVNLDPANEAMPYQCAVDIAELITLSDVMENLKLGPNGGLIYCMEYLEANFDWLQEKLAAFRGHYYLFDCPGQVELYTHHGALKNVFAQLAKWNFRLAAVHLVDSHYCTDPGKFISVLCTSLSTMLHVELPHVNVLSKMDLIEQYGKLAFNLDYYTEVLDLSYLVDHLASDPFFRNYRRLNEKLVEVIEDYSLVSFVPLNVQDKESMRQVMQAVDKANGYSFGDQEHRNLEALMSAAVGADFHFTSTLAVQEKYVQSQDKAVEEEVMDL